The proteins below are encoded in one region of Vulpes lagopus strain Blue_001 chromosome 10, ASM1834538v1, whole genome shotgun sequence:
- the ZCCHC14 gene encoding zinc finger CCHC domain-containing protein 14 isoform X4, with product MHYIHQHIPQRSRCPRGLWGNTPKVLWSDSSVTSVTKSSSEVTEFISKLPQLYPEENLEKFIPCLAGPDSFYVERNHMDLEADLRYLASLPSHLLKNDHVKRFFSTSSPTQQLQSPSPGTPSLSKVGTMMGVSGRPVCGVAGIPSSQSGAQHHMQHSASAATLPHCSHTGGTGSALAYRAQMDTSPAILMPSSLQTPQTQEQNGILDWLRKLRLHKYYPVFKQLTMEKFLSLTEEDLNKFESLTMGAKKKLKTQLELEKEKSEKRCLNPAAPPPVTSSGVARVPPTSHVGPVQTVRGTHAAALRVEVEQAPHQTAREGSSSECSSSSPSPMGVQGREESSDSAEENDRRKDMRPGEHCTVPALACEAVLTALFPSLGVEIHLEGSDKEKPVMLLNHFASSSARPTAQVLPVQNEAGSSPSGHHPLPPQMMAAASHLAPIRMLNSVHKSERGGADMKLLPPSVHSLLSLEERSKLSGPRGGIKVDKNFGHAVIDAAPAPTPQQPLQVLSALAESSSVSPSVSFGPRAKVVHTSALDRVMKPAPQSALAAESSTAAAGTSSTVFHVARPPIKLLVSSSVPADSAISGQTPCSNNVQISVPPAIINPRTALYTANTKAAFSAMSSVPVGPLQGSFCANSNTASSSSHPSTSFASMATVPSCPAPSSSPALSSAPESSFYSSSGGGGGGGSPGNIPASTQNHHHHHHHQQPSAPQQPTPAPPPGCVVCTSCGCSGSCGSSGLTVSYANYFQHPFSGPSVFPFPFLPFSPVCGSGYVGAQQYGGGAFPVVHSPYGGSVPPEPVLGGQSAFTVPPMQSFMAGAAGVYQAPGLVGSSNGAGHKKSGNLSCYNCGATGHRAQDCKQPSMDFNRQGTFRLKYAPPAESLDSTD from the exons tTACCCCAGCTGTACCCTGAAGAAAATCTGGAGAAGTTCATTCCTTGCTTAGCTGGCCCAGATTCCTTTTATGTAGAGCGAAATCACATGGATCTGGAAGCAGACCTGAG GTATTTGGCCTCATTACCTTCTCACTTATTAAAAAATGACCACGTTAAGAGATTTTTCAGCACTTCATCTCCCACCCAACAGCTTCAAAGTCCAA GTCCTGgcaccccctccctctctaaagTGGGTACCATGATGGGCGTGTCTGGAAG GCCTGTGTGTGGTGTGGCTGGCATCCCATCCTCTCAGAGCGGCGCCCAGCACCACATGCAGCACTCGGCCAGTGCAGCCACCTTGCCCCACTGCTCCCACACAGGGGGTACAGGCTCAGCACTGGCCTACCGGGCCCAGATGGACACCTCGCCTGCCATCCTGATGCCCTCCAGTCTGCAAACCCCTCAGACCCAGGAGCAGAATGGGATCTTAGACTGGCTTAGGAAACTGCGCTTGCACAAGTACTACCCAGTCTTCAAACAGCTCACAATGGAGAAG TTTCTGAGCCTTACTGaggaagatctaaataaattTGAATCCCTCACAATGGGAGCAAAGAAAAAACTCAAGACTCAGCTGGAGCTGGAGAA GGAGAAGTCAGAAAAACGGTGCCTGAACCCCgcagccccacccccagtcaCCAGCAGCGGAGTGGCCCGAGTCCCACCCACCAGCCATGTCGGGCCTGTGCAGACAGTGCGAGGCACCCACGCTGCAG CGCTGCGGGTAGAAGTGGAGCAGGCCCCTCACCAGACAGCCCGGGAAGGCAGCTCCTCAGAATGCTCCAGCTCTTCGCCCAGCCCGATGGGGGTGCAGGGCCGGGAAGAGAGCTCGGACAGCGCCGAGGAGAACGACAGACGTAAGGACATGCGGCCTGGTGAGCACTGCACTGTTCCTGCCCTGGCCTGTGAGGCTGTGCTGACCGCCCTGTTTCCATCCCTAGGTGTGGAGATTCACTTGGAGGGCTCGGATAAGGAGAAGCCCGTCATGCTACTGAATCATTTCGCTTCCAGTTCTGCCAGACCCACGGCCCAGGTTCTCCCCGTGCAGAATGAGGCAGGCTCCAGTCCATCGggccaccaccccctgcccccccagatGATGGCTGCAGCCTCTCACCTAGCACCCATCCGGATGCTGAATTCCGTGCACAAGTCGGAAAGAGGGGGTGCGGACATGAAGCTCCTCCCGCCTTCCGTGCACTCGCTGCTGTCTCTAGAAGAAAGGAGTAAACTCTCGGGACCAAGAGGCGGCATCAAAGTGGACAAGAACTTCGGCCATGCAGTGATCGACGCAGCACCCGCAcccaccccccagcagcccctgcaggTCCTCTCCGCCCTTGCCGAGAGCAGCTCCGTGTCACCTAGCGTCTCCTTCGGTCCCCGTGCCAAAGTCGTACACACGTCTGCGCTGGACCGGGTGATGAAGCCGGCCCCGCAGTCAGCCCTGGCGGCGGAGAGCAGCACGGCCGCCGCAGGGACGTCGAGCACGGTCTTCCACGTGGCTCGGCCCCCCATCAAACTTCTGGTGTCTTCATCTGTCCCCGCGGACTCTGCCATTTCTGGGCAAACTCCCTGTTCTAATAACGTGCAAATAAGCGTGCCCCCTGCAATAATAAACCCCCGGACTGCTCTGTACACCGCCAACACCAAAGCTGCCTTCTCTGCGATGAGCAGTGTGCCCGTGGGGCCCCTGCAGGGCAGCTTCTGTGCGAACAGCAACACTGCCTCCTCCAGCAGCCACCCTTCCACGTCCTTCGCCAGCATGGCCACTGTGCCCAGctgcccagctcccagctccagcCCCGCGCTCTCCTCGGCCCCCGAAAGCAGTTTCTACAGCAGTAGCGGCGGCGGAGGTGGCGGCGGCTCCCCCGGGAACATTCCTGCCTCCACccagaaccaccaccaccaccaccaccatcagcagCCATCGGCGCCCCAGCAGCCCACACCGGCCCCACCGCCTGGCTGCGTTGTGTGCACGTCCTGTGGATGCAGCGGCAGCTGTGGCTCGAGTGGCCTGACCGTCAGCTATGCCAACTACTTCCAGCACCCGTTCTCGGGGCCGTCTGtgttccccttccccttcctgcccttTAGCCCCGTGTGTGGCAGCGGCTACGTGGGTGCCCAGCAGTATGGTGGCGGCGCCTTCCCCGTGGTGCATTCGCCCTACGGTGGCAGTGTGCCTCCCGAGCCCGTGCTGGGCGGCCAGTCTGCATTCACCGTGCCACCCATGCAGAGCTTCATGGCAGGCGCAGCGGGTGTGTACCAGGCCCCAGGACTGGTGGGCAGCAGCAACGGCGCCGGCCACAAGAAGAGTGGCAATCTGTCGTGTTACAACTGTGGGGCCACCGGGCACCGCGCTCAGGATTGCAAGCAGCCGTCCATGGACTTCAATCGGCAAG GTACTTTTAGGTTGAAATATGCCCCTCCAGCAGAAAGTCTGGACTCCACAGACTGA